In Lacibacter sp. H375, one DNA window encodes the following:
- a CDS encoding bifunctional adenosylcobinamide kinase/adenosylcobinamide-phosphate guanylyltransferase: MIIFITGGARSGKSKYAQELALSLSDSPVYVATAKVWDDDFEKRVKRHQNDRDERWTSMEEQRNVSALSIVNRVCVIDCVTLWLTNFFVDTKNDVEASLALLKKEIDALCTKPGTFIIISNEIGMGVHADTEIGRKFTDLQGWANQYIAAYAHTAVLMVSGIAVKIK, encoded by the coding sequence ATGATCATATTTATAACAGGCGGCGCAAGAAGTGGCAAGAGTAAATATGCACAGGAGTTAGCTTTATCACTGAGTGATAGTCCGGTGTATGTTGCTACTGCCAAAGTGTGGGATGATGATTTTGAGAAACGGGTGAAGCGTCATCAGAATGATCGGGATGAACGTTGGACCAGTATGGAAGAACAACGCAATGTAAGTGCATTATCCATTGTGAACCGTGTTTGCGTTATCGACTGTGTAACGCTTTGGCTAACCAATTTTTTTGTAGATACAAAAAACGATGTGGAGGCTTCACTTGCATTGCTGAAAAAAGAAATTGATGCATTGTGTACAAAGCCAGGCACGTTTATCATCATCAGTAACGAAATTGGCATGGGTGTACATGCTGATACAGAGATCGGTCGTAAGTTCACTGATCTGCAGGGATGGGCCAACCAGTACATTGCAGCCTATGCACACACGGCAGTGTTAATGGTAAGCGGAATTGCAGTTAAAATAAAATGA
- a CDS encoding Dph6-related ATP pyrophosphatase, translating to MIPSIFCWSGGKDSSYALHKVLQEGKYDIKYLLSTFNGNFKRLSMHGVREELIEAQAASIGIPLLKAYVYEASNAEYEQQMKSILLQAKAEGINHVLYGDLFLEDLRAYRESKMKELEMHCVFPIWKTDTQWMINDFVAKGFQSVLCCINDGYLDESWVGRTIDEQFINELPSTVDPCGENGEFHSFCFHGPVFKHPIQIVTGEKTYKALEIKTSDHPTPIKDVGTKGFWFCDLLLQTNKHDTYRTTAI from the coding sequence ATGATACCATCTATATTTTGTTGGAGCGGAGGAAAAGACAGCAGCTATGCGTTGCATAAAGTGTTGCAGGAAGGCAAGTATGATATAAAATATTTACTCAGCACCTTCAATGGCAACTTCAAACGCTTATCGATGCATGGTGTACGGGAAGAGTTGATCGAAGCCCAGGCTGCATCCATCGGCATTCCATTATTAAAAGCATATGTGTATGAAGCAAGCAATGCCGAATACGAACAACAGATGAAAAGCATTTTGCTCCAGGCTAAAGCCGAAGGCATTAATCATGTGTTGTATGGCGATCTGTTTTTAGAAGACCTGCGTGCTTATCGTGAAAGCAAAATGAAAGAGCTTGAAATGCATTGCGTATTCCCTATTTGGAAAACGGATACACAATGGATGATCAATGATTTTGTGGCGAAAGGTTTTCAATCGGTACTTTGCTGCATCAACGATGGCTATTTAGATGAAAGCTGGGTTGGAAGAACCATCGACGAGCAGTTCATCAATGAACTTCCTTCAACAGTTGATCCATGTGGAGAGAATGGCGAGTTTCATTCTTTTTGTTTTCATGGCCCCGTCTTTAAGCATCCAATACAAATTGTAACCGGTGAAAAAACTTACAAAGCATTAGAGATCAAAACCAGCGATCACCCAACTCCTATCAAGGATGTGGGTACAAAAGGTTTCTGGTTTTGTGATCTTCTTTTACAAACAAACAAGCATGACACTTACAGAACAACTGCAATATAA